One genomic segment of Hordeum vulgare subsp. vulgare chromosome 2H, MorexV3_pseudomolecules_assembly, whole genome shotgun sequence includes these proteins:
- the LOC123428467 gene encoding exocyst complex component EXO70A1-like isoform X2 yields the protein MEGLAQRAALLRESLGRSQAATDAVVSILGSFDSRLSALDAAMRPIQLRTHAVRTAHENIDRTLRSADVILTQFDRTREAEREIQKGPNENLQGFLDAVDRLRSIERFFSSNRSYSSSDRVLSHVNGLLSKALVKMEGEFQNQLTQRRSVSHHPFKLLFLSRRHLTLAWCVHPLKWPSKPMEPDRLFDCLPSTLRPSAESRSEGGKHPPGGAQSDNHETAEAAVYSPPALIEPKFVPLLAKLAQQLVQAGCQQQCAEIYSEARASALESSLKNLGVEKLSKDEVQKMPWEILESKIGNWIHFMRIAVKLLFAGERQLCDQVFECSQSLRDKCFSAITKNSLATLLSFGEAIATSKRSPEKLFVLLDMYEIMCELQTEIDTIFVGESCSQMRDSALSLTKCLAQTAQKTFSDFEEAVEKDATKNIHTDGTVHPLTSYVINYVKFLFDYQSTLKQLFQEFKREDGSGSELASVTMSIMQALQNNLEAKAKQYKDPALMHIFLMNNIHYIVKSVRRSEAKDLLGDDWIQRHRRIVQQNANQYRRVAWSKVLQCLSGQGLTSSGGSGQAGSEGGNSSGASRTAVKERFRSFNMQFEEIYQKQCGWSVPDSELRESLRLAVAEILLPAYRSFQKRFGPLIENSKAPGKYVKHTPEQLELFLGNLFEGKQERS from the exons ATGGAGGGCCTGGCGCAGCGGGCCGCGCTGCTGCGGGAGTCGCTGGGCCGGAGCCAGGCGGCCACGGACGCCGTCGTCTCCATCCTCGGCTCCTTCGACAGCCGCCTCTCCGCGCTCGACGCCGCCATGCGCCCCATCCAGCTCCGCACCCACGCCGTCCGCACCGCCCACGAGAACATCGACCGCACCCTCCGCTCCGCCGACGTCATACTCACCCAGTTCGACCGCACACGAGAG GCAGAGCGTGAGATACAGAAAGGTCCTAATGAGAACCTCCAGGGTTTCCTCGACGCGGTCGACCGGCTGCGGAGCATCGAGCGCTTCTTCAGCTCGAATAGGAGCTACAGCAGCAGCGACCGGGTGCTCAGCCACGTGAACGGCCTCCTCTCCAAGGCCCTGGTCAAGATGGAGGGTGAATTCCAGAACCAGTTGACTCAGCGCAGGTCCGTGTCTCATCATCCATTTAAATTGCTATTTTTGTCTCGACGTCATCTAACTCTTGCATGGTGCGTGCACCCTCTTAAATGGCCCAGCAAACCGATGGAGCCTGACCGTCTTTTCGACTGCCTTCCGAGTACGCTTCGGCCATCAGCCGAGTCTCGGTCTGAAGGTGGGAAACACCCGCCGGGTGGCGCGCAATCCGATAACCATGAAACCGCGGAGGCTGCCGTATACAGCCCTCCTGCACTTATTGAGCCCAAGTTTGTTCCTTTGCTTGCGAAATTGGCACAACAGCTGGTCCAAGCTGGATGCCAACAGCAATGTGCAGAAATATACAG CGAAGCTCGTGCTTCAGCTTTGGAGTCGAGTTTGAAGAACTTGGGTGTTGAGAAACTGAGTAAAGATGAAGTGCAGAAAATGCCTTGGGAGATTTTGGAGTCTAAAATAGGAAATTGGATTCATTTCATGCGAATTGCT GTGAAACTACTTTTCGCTGGGGAACGCCAGCTCTGTGACCAAGTTTTTGAATGTAGCCAATCTTTGAGAGATAAGTGTTTTTCTGCAATAACCAAGAACAGTTTGGCTACTCTACTCAGCTTTGGCGAGGCAATTGCTACGAGTAAAAGATCACCGGAGAAATTGTTTGTTCTGCTAGACATGTATGAGATAATGTGTGAACTTCAAACAGAG ATTGACACCATCTTTGTTGGAGAATCATGCTCTCAAATGCGTGACTCTGCACTCAGTCTGACAAAATGTTTAGCACAAACTGCACAGAAGACTTTCAGCGATTTCGAAGAAGCTGTCGAGAAGGATGCAACGAAGAATATTCATACTGATGGAACGGTTCATCCTTTGACAAGCTATGTGATTAACTATGTTAAATTCTTATTTGA CTATCAATCAACTCTGAAACAGCTCTTCCAGGAATTCAAAAGGGAAGATGGATCAGGTTCTGAGCTGGCATCTGTGACCATGAGTATTATGCAAGCTTTACAAAATAATTTGGAAGCAAAAGCAAAACAATACAAGGATCCTGCATTGATGCACATCTTTTTGATGAATAACATTCATTATATTGTTAAATCTGTCCGCAG ATCAGAAGCCAAGGATTTATTGGGCGATGACTGGATTCAAAGACATCGAAGGATTGTACAGCAAAATGCAAACCAATATAGAAGGGTTGCTTGGTCAAAG GTGTTGCAATGCCTCTCAGGTCAAGGTTTGACTTCATCAGGAGGTAGTGGTCAAGCAGGAAGCGAAGGTGGCAATAGCAGTGGAGCTTCAAGAACAGCTGTGAAAGAGAG ATTCAGGTCTTTCAATATGCAATTTGAAGAGATTTATCAAAAGCAGTGTGGCTGGTCTGTTCCAGATTCAGAGTTGCGAGAGTCACTGAGACTGGCAGTTGCAGAAATTCTGTTACCCGCATACAGATCTTTCCAAAAGCGCTTCGG GCCTCTCATCGAGAACAGCAAAGCGCCTGGGAAGTACGTCAAGCACACGCCTGAGCAGCTTGAGCTGTTCCTGGGCAACCTATTCGAGGGGAAACAAGAACGTTCTTGA
- the LOC123428467 gene encoding exocyst complex component EXO70A1-like isoform X1, with translation MEGLAQRAALLRESLGRSQAATDAVVSILGSFDSRLSALDAAMRPIQLRTHAVRTAHENIDRTLRSADVILTQFDRTREAEREIQKGPNENLQGFLDAVDRLRSIERFFSSNRSYSSSDRVLSHVNGLLSKALVKMEGEFQNQLTQRSKPMEPDRLFDCLPSTLRPSAESRSEGGKHPPGGAQSDNHETAEAAVYSPPALIEPKFVPLLAKLAQQLVQAGCQQQCAEIYSEARASALESSLKNLGVEKLSKDEVQKMPWEILESKIGNWIHFMRIAVKLLFAGERQLCDQVFECSQSLRDKCFSAITKNSLATLLSFGEAIATSKRSPEKLFVLLDMYEIMCELQTEIDTIFVGESCSQMRDSALSLTKCLAQTAQKTFSDFEEAVEKDATKNIHTDGTVHPLTSYVINYVKFLFDYQSTLKQLFQEFKREDGSGSELASVTMSIMQALQNNLEAKAKQYKDPALMHIFLMNNIHYIVKSVRRSEAKDLLGDDWIQRHRRIVQQNANQYRRVAWSKVLQCLSGQGLTSSGGSGQAGSEGGNSSGASRTAVKERFRSFNMQFEEIYQKQCGWSVPDSELRESLRLAVAEILLPAYRSFQKRFGPLIENSKAPGKYVKHTPEQLELFLGNLFEGKQERS, from the exons ATGGAGGGCCTGGCGCAGCGGGCCGCGCTGCTGCGGGAGTCGCTGGGCCGGAGCCAGGCGGCCACGGACGCCGTCGTCTCCATCCTCGGCTCCTTCGACAGCCGCCTCTCCGCGCTCGACGCCGCCATGCGCCCCATCCAGCTCCGCACCCACGCCGTCCGCACCGCCCACGAGAACATCGACCGCACCCTCCGCTCCGCCGACGTCATACTCACCCAGTTCGACCGCACACGAGAG GCAGAGCGTGAGATACAGAAAGGTCCTAATGAGAACCTCCAGGGTTTCCTCGACGCGGTCGACCGGCTGCGGAGCATCGAGCGCTTCTTCAGCTCGAATAGGAGCTACAGCAGCAGCGACCGGGTGCTCAGCCACGTGAACGGCCTCCTCTCCAAGGCCCTGGTCAAGATGGAGGGTGAATTCCAGAACCAGTTGACTCAGCGCAG CAAACCGATGGAGCCTGACCGTCTTTTCGACTGCCTTCCGAGTACGCTTCGGCCATCAGCCGAGTCTCGGTCTGAAGGTGGGAAACACCCGCCGGGTGGCGCGCAATCCGATAACCATGAAACCGCGGAGGCTGCCGTATACAGCCCTCCTGCACTTATTGAGCCCAAGTTTGTTCCTTTGCTTGCGAAATTGGCACAACAGCTGGTCCAAGCTGGATGCCAACAGCAATGTGCAGAAATATACAG CGAAGCTCGTGCTTCAGCTTTGGAGTCGAGTTTGAAGAACTTGGGTGTTGAGAAACTGAGTAAAGATGAAGTGCAGAAAATGCCTTGGGAGATTTTGGAGTCTAAAATAGGAAATTGGATTCATTTCATGCGAATTGCT GTGAAACTACTTTTCGCTGGGGAACGCCAGCTCTGTGACCAAGTTTTTGAATGTAGCCAATCTTTGAGAGATAAGTGTTTTTCTGCAATAACCAAGAACAGTTTGGCTACTCTACTCAGCTTTGGCGAGGCAATTGCTACGAGTAAAAGATCACCGGAGAAATTGTTTGTTCTGCTAGACATGTATGAGATAATGTGTGAACTTCAAACAGAG ATTGACACCATCTTTGTTGGAGAATCATGCTCTCAAATGCGTGACTCTGCACTCAGTCTGACAAAATGTTTAGCACAAACTGCACAGAAGACTTTCAGCGATTTCGAAGAAGCTGTCGAGAAGGATGCAACGAAGAATATTCATACTGATGGAACGGTTCATCCTTTGACAAGCTATGTGATTAACTATGTTAAATTCTTATTTGA CTATCAATCAACTCTGAAACAGCTCTTCCAGGAATTCAAAAGGGAAGATGGATCAGGTTCTGAGCTGGCATCTGTGACCATGAGTATTATGCAAGCTTTACAAAATAATTTGGAAGCAAAAGCAAAACAATACAAGGATCCTGCATTGATGCACATCTTTTTGATGAATAACATTCATTATATTGTTAAATCTGTCCGCAG ATCAGAAGCCAAGGATTTATTGGGCGATGACTGGATTCAAAGACATCGAAGGATTGTACAGCAAAATGCAAACCAATATAGAAGGGTTGCTTGGTCAAAG GTGTTGCAATGCCTCTCAGGTCAAGGTTTGACTTCATCAGGAGGTAGTGGTCAAGCAGGAAGCGAAGGTGGCAATAGCAGTGGAGCTTCAAGAACAGCTGTGAAAGAGAG ATTCAGGTCTTTCAATATGCAATTTGAAGAGATTTATCAAAAGCAGTGTGGCTGGTCTGTTCCAGATTCAGAGTTGCGAGAGTCACTGAGACTGGCAGTTGCAGAAATTCTGTTACCCGCATACAGATCTTTCCAAAAGCGCTTCGG GCCTCTCATCGAGAACAGCAAAGCGCCTGGGAAGTACGTCAAGCACACGCCTGAGCAGCTTGAGCTGTTCCTGGGCAACCTATTCGAGGGGAAACAAGAACGTTCTTGA